The DNA region CGAGAACACGCCTGAGATCCATAACCGAATACACTGTCCCTCTTATACGCGTATTCTGTAATACTGGTTCTTCCACTGTAACCTCTTCAGTACGCAGTATGCTGCCAAACCTGATGTCGTTACAACTAACCTTCAGGGTAGAACTCTCAATCATTGGACATGCATGAAAAAAACAGTAAAACTCATATCGGGTTTAGCAACGAAGGACACGAAAAATCGGCAGCTGTTTTCTCACTATTTCTTGTCTTTAAGACAACATGAATTCAACCTGCCAAGAATTTACTACAGGGCTTGGCGCCGAACTGTCTGTTCGCTCTGTCGTTGCGATAAATATGCTACAGCCGCATCGTACACACGATGAAAATTGCATCTTGCTTGTCACTACTACTTTATCTGACATTTTCGGgggtcaaaaacaaaaaattaGGGGCGAGCTGGGAATTGAACCCAGGGCCTCTCGCATGTTTGTGATTTGTAATTCAAGTGTAACTTAAATTTCGCCCAAAGCGAGAATCATACCACTAGACCACACGCCCTTCTAATTATTTGAACTAAAGAGCAAACAAACAGACTTTATTCTACACCTTTAATCAACATTGTCTTTTTTAAAATTGGCTGAATTTTGGCGGCTAACTTTGATGAAATGTTATTTCGAGACTGCTGTAGATACCGGTAGTCTACTTCTTAGTCTTGAGTATGGAGTCAATGCTGAGGCTCAATCcgtatttttgaatttggaATCAAAACGAGCCAGAGAAACTGCCTCATTCCTTTGGGCCTCGACTTTTTGTAGTGATTTGCGTTAAGCATTGTAAACAAAACAATCTatatcttcaacttgaatgTCTATCAAACGAAAACATCCTCAGGGACGTGGCGCCTTCTCGCGAGCGGTGACTAAAAAATCGTGCAAAAATGGCAAAGCCTGGCTACGGGGCaatcaagctcttgaacctGTCATTGCAAGGTCTCAAGAAGAATTAATGAGCTCGCTAGCAGTAAATTACTGCGAGTTGGTGTTTGCACTCGCTTGGTGGGAATATGGTAGAAGGAACAGTGTACTTTCTGTTGGCGCAACCTTTAAATAGTGAGAAAGTGCTTACTACAGCAATGATTGAACTCGTATACACACGTGTCTCTACTCTCAGCGGCGCCTACGAAGTCCCACAGGTTGTTCTTGCCGATTGGGAGCAGTCAATGAGAGCCATCTTAAGATCCATTGACGAGTTGCACTTAAATAGGGTATATAGAACAAGATATGCTTTCGtccaaattttcaagaattctACGGTAGCCTAACGGcacaattttgaaagtgtGGCCAGAAGCTTCCACGAGGTATGACGAGCATGTGAACTCTTGGTAAGTTAAACTTTTAATAACGGGATGTGCTGCTTTTATCGTGTTCGGCGCTAACATAACGTGTTGCAAAGTGAATTTTTTGGTCGTTGTGATCCGTAAACACAGCCTTTGATATTCCTAAATGTAGTGAAATGTCAACTGGCATTCCATCTGTTCCACACAAGAAGCGTCAGCGGGCGCGAAAAGCATGTGTACCATGTCGACAACGTAAGAGGAGGTGTGATGGCGCTAACCCATGCGGTATGTGTGTTTCTTATGCATACAAGTGTCATTACGATGAACAGGGCGACCCTGCCACCCTTCCCGCGCCTTTGATTCCTGAAATTCCTGATAGCACCCGTTCGATAAGCCCTCCAAGAACCAGAATGGTCGCAAAGCCGCCAAGTATCCGCACTAAAATCCTGCTAAATTCTACTCAGTGCGCTGCAGACCAGGGAGTTTTCGACGCCGCGAAATCCAGATATATGGGGCTCAGTTCAGCGGTTGCGTTTGCTCGCAGTCTTGGTATTGAGCTCCAATCAGCAAATCCTCCCCACTTGCATTCTTTTGCGTGGAATTGCGGCCTCAGATCCGAAGAGAAATCCAACACACATTGTGCGTTGCATGATCTTATTACCAAGGAGGAAACCTTTCACTTTACGCAGATTTACTTTTCCGCTATCCATCCTGTGTTCGATGTGGTAGATCCGGAGCACTTTAAAAAAAGTGTCGAAAGTTATTGGAATGATGGCTGTAAGGTTTCAGCGTTTGGTGCAGTTGTTGGAGGTATAATTGCCCTTGGATCTCTGTTCTCGGGGCGACCCGGGCATCCTCGAGAACTGGAAATTGTCCAGTATGCTAAAAACGTTCTAGAGGACCCGACGTTTAGCCGCCTTCCTTCAGCAGAGCAGGTTTCTGCTTGGGTTTTGAGAACACTTTATTTAAGAGCCACAACCCGGCCTCACGCAGCATGGCTGGCCAGTTGTGTGACAATCCACCTTGCAGAAGCCTCTGCTTTGCACCATGAGGTTGAGAACGTTGAGTTAACTGCAAACGACAAGGCTCTGCCGCCAAGGACGAAAAAGATAACTGAACGGGCAAGGCGCCTTTTTTGGTGTGCTTGGTCCATTAATTCTATTCTGTCATATGATTATGGACGTTCGAGCGCGTCTTTAGGTGGCATCAGCTGTAAGCTTCCTACTAAGTCAGATGGTAATTACACAGCTCAATTAGTCGACCTAGCACTTATTATTCCACCGGCAAATACGGAGGCAAGTAAAGAAACTCGAGTAGCAGATTTACTACAAGCTTTAACGCTTGTGTATGAGACGCCAGACGAACACAATTTCCTATCTTTAGTGAAAGCTGACTTGTGCAACTCTTTTTACCGACGCCTCCGTCTCTTTAATTATACTTTGGACAGCGAAGTCGTCTTTCAACTTACTACGGTCTGCAACCACGCACTTTCTGCGGCATATGACCTTGTGGAGCGGAAATTACCATGGTGGAATGTCCTGAGTGCCCCGTTTCAATACATATGCGTTCTTCTTGCAATCAACACCTCTGAAAGCCTTGCAAATGTCGCCAAAGCCAAGAATATTTTCGACCGCATTGTATCGAACTTGAACACGCATATGGCTATTGAGGCACAGAATACAATCAAGctacttcttcaagattCAATTAAAAAAAAGAGGCAAGAGCTTACGGATCTGGAAGCCGCTGATCAGGCAGGAACTGCCTCGGAAGCTCCTTTCACAGCTGAGATTGATTGGGACGTGCTACTCGATCCATCTCATGCATTACATCTCATGCAACAAGacttctcttctttttgaatattGCCGAAAAAAGTCGAATCGCGGCTAAGGCTTTTAAGTTCGGACTAAGCTGTTTGTTCACCTGCAGGGACAGCTTGAAACTCCAAAGATGTTATAGATACACTTCAAAACTCCTGGATGACATGGCTCAAGTGAGGTCGTACACAATTCGAGTCATGGTTTTGTAAAATTTAAAATGCGCATTGGCTTATTTCATTCTTGGCAGGTTCGATGGAGCAAGCAGAGAGATGACGCGCAGCAAAATTTGATCAATAATCTCAATGTTCTGCTAGCGCGACACCAATACGGCCTTGAGCGTGCTACGCGACCGTTTTGGTTGAGAGTACTCCAAACACGAAATCTCCGTTGATTCAGTGACCACAATCCGCTGGAGCATAACTTCTGACTTCATTGGCAGTTGTAGCTCTAGCCTTGAGCAACTCAGGGCCCATGGGCCCTTTCTTTTTTGATACCAATTAAGTTCAAATTTTGGCACGAGTACTTCAAAGAGCCATGTTAGTCTCCTAACAAAAGTTCAACATTGAGGCAGCAATGTTGTTATATTGAAACTATGATCATGTATGTTGGAAAACCTTATATGCCCAAGGCGAGGTCCATTCCTTCACTTTAAGGTTCGAACAGGGTCCCTTTTGGGACCAATCAGTGCAAAGGCTTTGGCTCTTCCTGCAAATGGcatatctttttcaacagatAAGCGGCCATTTCTTACACTTCTAAACTATATCACAGAAGAAAAGTGCTTCCGCGGTCTACTTTGGATGGTTTAAATGTGCCTATAAAATCGAAATTTCAAATATCGCCACCTAACAGAAAACAATGTGAGGCGCGTGAGCGATGCGTAAGTCACACTTTACAATGCTCTTCCATTACGAGGACATATTTGCCGGATCCTTCTTCAGACTTTCTGTAAGCTTCAGCGGCCTGCCCTAGGCTGAATTTTGTCCAAACTTTTTCATCTTCCGGTGTTATATCGCCCTTTTCTAAGGCCTGTGACATTGCCGCCAGTTCTTTAGCCAGCTTCGGAGCACTGTGCGACAAAGTATTACAACCAACGAGAGATTTTTCGTTTCTGTAGAAGTCCTTCAAGTGAATGGCCAGCTCTGCCCCATAACGCGCTGAAATAACCGCCATCCTCCCCCCATGCGCAAGCTTCTCAGCTGCAGCTTTCATTAAAGCCGGCATTCCAACTGTATCAATTACTACGTCAACGCCACGACCCTGCGTGAGAGACGTCAATGCACTAAActcttcatcctctgcAATGCACACATCGGTTGGACTTTGGCGCGCCGCTCTCAGCACTCGACATCCCATACTTTGAGCCAGTTGGACTACATATGAACCGACAGAACCGGAGGCACCAATAACCGAAACGCAATCAGATGGCTCCACAGCTGCCCGTTGCAGTGCTAGAGACGCAGTAGTCAAAGGCACACCAAGACAGGCAGCCTGAGCGAAAGTCACGTTTTTGGGCTTCAGTGCGACTGCGTCTTCAGAAACAACACAGTACTCGGCGTGGAATCCGTTGGTAGTGAAGGCGTGAGTGTAGCCACTagttccaaaaacttcttcgcCGCTTCGTGGCCCAGCTACAACAGTGCCAGCAAAATCGCGGCCAGGAATACGAGGAAAAACGGTGTATGGGAAGCCGCCGCGGGCGTTCATCAAGTCACTAGGATGGATCGCAGAGGCCTTAATCTTAACAAGAAGTTCCCCCGGACCAGGAGTTGGTACTTCTACGGTCACAAGCGATAGGACCGGGACTTACCTTCATGGGTACGCGAGAGCTGCAGAGCTTCCATTGCCATATATTCGTCGAAGTCGCGAACTATCACAAAACCGAGCACGATCTCACCTCAGGTCGCATTGCCGTCGCTACTAAGCTTTCCACCTTAAAGACCTGGTGCTGGCCTAGCTTTCGAGGCCACTAGTAGTTGGCCGGGGTGTACTGTGCGGCTGTTGCGGCTGCTGCGGCTACTGCGGTTGTTGCGGCTATTGCGGTTATTGCGGTTATTGCGGAACATGCGGCTACTGCGGGATCTGCGGGAGTATTGTTTATTGCCCGTAGTGCAGTGTGTGCGGATTATGAATTTGGCTTGGCCCTTACTAAGCTGAGGCCCAGCCGCGCTCTACGGTAGGCTCCGCATTCATGTTGTGCATCGCTGTGGCGACGCTCAGCTGATACCACCTGAACCCTCACTTAAATTAATAAACGAAGCTTTCCGCACGCGTACTTTTCTAGCGCGTCACAATTTCCCGATAAAATTATCAAATCTTTATTGGTGCTATACgtttaaaaaaaagacaatcTTGAGAAAAGGATTGAAACCCTCAAAGTACAAATAGTGGTTCAAGAACCTTATAACACATAATAGGGGTGGAGCACAGGCGGCGAGTGTTTTCTCCTTGTTATACCACCCGAAACCACCAATTGTAATGTCGTTTACGGACAAGGAAGAgaatcaaaagaaggacGATGGCCTGACCAGAGAATCCACACATGACCAAGGTCAAGAATTGTCGCAGCCGCATCACAATGGCATCCAAAAGCCGGAGTCTCTTTTGGGCGAGGCTGCTTTCGTGGGGGTTATATGCGGCGCTCAGCTGATGACACAGGCAGGACTGGGCCAGTCGATAGCGCCTCTGCATATAATTGGTGACAGTTTTGGCACTCGTAATCCCGGGCAGCTCAGCTGGTTTGCTGCTGCATATTCCTTGACAGTAGGTACGTTCATATTGATCGCGGGGAGACTTGGAGACGTTTATGGACACAAGAAGTTTTTCATCATAGGCTTTTTCTGGTACGCGCTGTGGTCATTGCTGGCTGGCTTCAGCGTTTACTCCAATCAAATTTTCTTCGACTGCTGCCGCGCCTTCCAAGGCATTGGGCCAGCACTTTTGCTTCCCAACGCCATCGCCATCCTTGGTCGTACATATGTGCCTGGAAGGAGAAAGGCTATGATCCTTAGCTTGTTTGGTGCGACCGCGCCCGCAGGCTTTGTCCTCGGCGCTGTGTTCTCATCCATTTTCGGTCAGCTAACTTGGTGGCCTTGGGCGTATTGGGCAATGGGTATTGTGTGTTTCTTTTTGGCAGTTGCTGGTATTCTAGTCATCCCGCGCATGCCTTTGCCAGAGCTCGATACTTCCGTAAGCACCTACCAACGTCTTGATATCCCCGGTTCTGTTACGGGTGTTATCGGGCTTGTGCTGCTCAATTTCGCATGGAACCAAGGCCCTGTCGTGGGATGGCAAACACCATACACATACTCACTCTTAATTGTCAGCGCCGTTTTCTTATGTGTGTTTGCCTTTATTGAATCGCGTGCCCCTCACCCCCTCCTTCCCCTCTCTGCGCTGAGCAGCGACGCCGCATTTGTGCTCGGGTGCGTGGGCGCGGGCTGGTCGAGCTTCGGGATCTGGATATACTATTTCTGGCTTTTCTTAGAAGAGCTGAGAGGACACAGCCCCCTCTTGACGAGTGCGCAGTTTGCGCCGGTGGCTATTAGCGGCTTGTGTGCAGCTCTGACGACCGGTTTTGTGATAACCCGAGTGCGGGCCAGTCTCGTTATGCTTTTTGCAATGACGGCTTTCACGGTTGGGGGGATATTGATCGCTACTGCGCCTGTGAAACAGGTCTATTGGGCacaagcttttgtttcgATCATTGTGATGCCTTGGGGAATGGATATGTCCTTTCCAGCGGCGACAATAATGTTGAGCGACTCGATGCCTCATGAACACCAAGGCCTCGCAGCTTCACTAGTCAACGTGGTGGTGAATTACTCGATTTCTATTGGATTGGGTCTCGCAGGTACTGTTGAAGGCCGGGTCAACAACGGAGGTGCCAACTTACTAAAGGGATATCGTGGTGCTTGGTATATGGGTATCGGCCTAAGTGGTTTCGGCATTCTTATTGCCTTCATGTACGAATACCatactttcaaaaagtcgaAGAAAATGCCTTCTGAGAAGCCTTTCGCTTAA from Lachancea thermotolerans CBS 6340 chromosome C complete sequence includes:
- a CDS encoding KLTH0C10494p (conserved hypothetical protein) translates to MVEGTVYFLLAQPLNSEKVLTTAMIELVYTRVSTLSGAYEVPQVVLADWEQSMRAILRSIDELHLNRVYRTRYAFVQIFKNSTVA
- a CDS encoding quinone oxidoreductase family protein (conserved hypothetical protein) translates to MNARGGFPYTVFPRIPGRDFAGTVVAGPRSGEEVFGTSGYTHAFTTNGFHAEYCVVSEDAVALKPKNVTFAQAACLGVPLTTASLALQRAAVEPSDCVSVIGASGSVGSYVVQLAQSMGCRVLRAARQSPTDVCIAEDEEFSALTSLTQGRGVDVVIDTVGMPALMKAAAEKLAHGGRMAVISARYGAELAIHLKDFYRNEKSLVGCNTLSHSAPKLAKELAAMSQALEKGDITPEDEKVWTKFSLGQAAEAYRKSEEGSGKYVLVMEEHCKV
- the AMF1 gene encoding Amf1p (similar to uniprot|Q08902 Saccharomyces cerevisiae YOR378W Hypothetical ORF) codes for the protein MSFTDKEENQKKDDGLTRESTHDQGQELSQPHHNGIQKPESLLGEAAFVGVICGAQLMTQAGLGQSIAPLHIIGDSFGTRNPGQLSWFAAAYSLTVGTFILIAGRLGDVYGHKKFFIIGFFWYALWSLLAGFSVYSNQIFFDCCRAFQGIGPALLLPNAIAILGRTYVPGRRKAMILSLFGATAPAGFVLGAVFSSIFGQLTWWPWAYWAMGIVCFFLAVAGILVIPRMPLPELDTSVSTYQRLDIPGSVTGVIGLVLLNFAWNQGPVVGWQTPYTYSLLIVSAVFLCVFAFIESRAPHPLLPLSALSSDAAFVLGCVGAGWSSFGIWIYYFWLFLEELRGHSPLLTSAQFAPVAISGLCAALTTGFVITRVRASLVMLFAMTAFTVGGILIATAPVKQVYWAQAFVSIIVMPWGMDMSFPAATIMLSDSMPHEHQGLAASLVNVVVNYSISIGLGLAGTVEGRVNNGGANLLKGYRGAWYMGIGLSGFGILIAFMYEYHTFKKSKKMPSEKPFA
- the RDR1 gene encoding Rdr1p (similar to uniprot|P23172 Saccharomyces cerevisiae YOR380W RDR1 Transcriptional repressor involved in the control of multidrug resistance negatively regulates expression of the PDR5 gene member of the Gal4p family of zinc cluster proteins), translated to MSTGIPSVPHKKRQRARKACVPCRQRKRRCDGANPCGMCVSYAYKCHYDEQGDPATLPAPLIPEIPDSTRSISPPRTRMVAKPPSIRTKILLNSTQCAADQGVFDAAKSRYMGLSSAVAFARSLGIELQSANPPHLHSFAWNCGLRSEEKSNTHCALHDLITKEETFHFTQIYFSAIHPVFDVVDPEHFKKSVESYWNDGCKVSAFGAVVGGIIALGSLFSGRPGHPRELEIVQYAKNVLEDPTFSRLPSAEQVSAWVLRTLYLRATTRPHAAWLASCVTIHLAEASALHHEVENVELTANDKALPPRTKKITERARRLFWCAWSINSILSYDYGRSSASLGGISCKLPTKSDGNYTAQLVDLALIIPPANTEASKETRVADLLQALTLVYETPDEHNFLSLVKADLCNSFYRRLRLFNYTLDSEVVFQLTTVCNHALSAAYDLVERKLPWWNVLSAPFQYICVLLAINTSESLANVAKAKNIFDRIVSNLNTHMAIEAQNTIKLLLQDSIKKKRQELTDLEAADQAGTASEAPFTAEIDWDVLLDPSHALHLMQQDFSSF